In one window of Coralliovum pocilloporae DNA:
- a CDS encoding bifunctional folylpolyglutamate synthase/dihydrofolate synthase has translation MADSTAILDRLIKLHPRAIDLSLGRMERLLEAIGHPEKRLPPVLHVAGTNGKGSTGAFMRSILEASGLAVHVYTSPHLVRFHERIRLGKPGGGHFVDEDILVQALLDCEAANSGEPITLFEITTAAALKLFADHPADVLIMEVGLGGRLDATNVIDEPLVSVITPVSVDHEGFLGSSITGIAKEKAGILKSERPGILAPQTDEVRDTIETIAASLSAPLSIANQDWQVYEENGRMIYQDTHGLMDLPMPRLPGHHQIWNAGTAIAALRAAHYLPDADVIERGLLSTTWPARMQRLTEGHFVEQAGSDVEIWVDGGHNPGAGIVIAQALADLEERSPKPLYMIAGMINTKEPVGYFKPFTGLARTVIAVPVTMSDAGIPPVDLIAFVTEAGLNGLETSSLSEAFDLALKEIGDGPARILFCGSLYLAGEVLEQNGTLPA, from the coding sequence ATGGCGGATTCCACAGCAATCCTTGATCGCCTGATCAAGCTCCACCCACGCGCGATTGATCTCTCTCTGGGCCGGATGGAACGGCTTCTGGAAGCCATTGGTCATCCGGAGAAACGTCTGCCACCGGTTCTGCATGTGGCAGGGACAAACGGCAAGGGCTCAACCGGCGCCTTCATGCGGTCCATTCTGGAAGCATCCGGCCTCGCTGTTCATGTCTACACGTCCCCCCATCTCGTTCGCTTTCATGAGCGCATACGACTGGGCAAACCGGGCGGTGGCCACTTTGTGGACGAAGACATTCTGGTTCAGGCCCTGCTGGATTGTGAAGCCGCCAACAGCGGTGAACCCATTACCCTGTTCGAAATCACCACAGCCGCCGCGCTGAAGCTCTTTGCTGATCACCCAGCTGATGTCCTGATCATGGAAGTCGGCCTTGGCGGTCGTCTGGACGCAACCAATGTGATTGATGAACCTCTGGTCTCTGTCATCACACCGGTTTCAGTCGACCATGAAGGGTTCCTCGGGTCATCCATTACAGGCATTGCAAAAGAGAAGGCCGGTATTCTCAAATCCGAGCGTCCCGGCATTCTGGCTCCACAGACCGATGAAGTCCGCGACACCATAGAAACCATCGCCGCAAGCCTCTCGGCACCTCTGTCCATCGCCAATCAGGACTGGCAGGTCTATGAGGAAAACGGCCGGATGATCTATCAGGATACGCACGGGCTGATGGATTTGCCCATGCCGAGGCTTCCCGGCCATCATCAGATCTGGAATGCTGGCACTGCCATCGCCGCACTGCGCGCAGCGCACTACCTGCCCGATGCAGATGTTATTGAGCGCGGGCTCCTGTCAACAACCTGGCCCGCACGGATGCAACGCCTGACGGAGGGCCATTTTGTCGAACAGGCCGGATCAGATGTAGAAATCTGGGTTGATGGCGGTCACAATCCTGGCGCAGGCATTGTCATCGCGCAGGCTCTTGCGGATCTGGAAGAGCGGTCTCCAAAGCCGCTTTACATGATCGCGGGCATGATCAACACCAAGGAGCCTGTCGGGTACTTCAAACCGTTCACCGGTCTGGCCCGGACAGTGATAGCGGTTCCTGTCACCATGTCGGATGCAGGCATTCCCCCTGTAGACCTGATCGCCTTTGTTACAGAAGCCGGGCTGAACGGACTTGAAACATCATCTCTGTCAGAAGCCTTTGACCTCGCCCTGAAAGAAATCGGCGATGGCCCGGCCCGTATTCTGTTCTGCGGCTCTCTCTATCTTGCCGGCGAAGTGCTCGAACAGAACGGCACCCTGCCTGCCTGA